One region of Culex pipiens pallens isolate TS chromosome 2, TS_CPP_V2, whole genome shotgun sequence genomic DNA includes:
- the LOC120432646 gene encoding cytokine-like nuclear factor N-PAC, translating to MGCGIVKNLLNSGHSVVVEPHRHQVPQVQEAGAEDADTPSDVIEFTDGTNSCVSDLQEAKDLVFGNC from the exons ATGGGCTGCGGTATCGTAAAGAACCTGCTCAACTCGGGCCACTCGGTTGTAGTGGAACCGCACCGCCACCAAGTGCCGCAAGTTCAGGAGGCGGGCGCCGAGGACGCTGACACGCCTTCGGATGTGATCGAGTTTACGGACGGGACGAACTCGTGCGTGTCGGATCTGCAAGAAGCGAAGGAT CTGGTGTTCGGCAATTGTTGA